From Drosophila suzukii unplaced genomic scaffold, CBGP_Dsuzu_IsoJpt1.0 scf_4, whole genome shotgun sequence, a single genomic window includes:
- the LOC139354897 gene encoding uncharacterized protein, giving the protein MLPEISLAINSIISDSSGYTPAFLTQGRELRLPAMLYDELTHGSGVVHTGPEDKASHLKGILDIVRSNLQRAFLEQTRHYKLRRREWRPTLGSQVWLRQHPLSKAAEGFAAKLAPKYDGPYTVAKFTSPNLVCRRRPGDRRRRIANISQLKPYYAVDTPDTIDDGITGACNPAR; this is encoded by the coding sequence ATGTTGCCGGAGATTTCCCTCGCTATCAATAGTATCATATCGGATTCGTCGGGCTATACTCCCGCATTTCTCACTCAGGGACGGGAGTTACGCCTGCCTGCGATGTTGTACGACGAACTTACCCATGGATCGGGGGTCGTACATACAGGTCCTGAAGACAAGGCGTCGCATCTCAAAGGAATCTTGGACATCGTACGATCGAATCTACAACGTGCATTTCTAGAGCAGACGAGGCACTATAAACTTCGAAGGCGCGAATGGAGACCAACGCTAGGGAGTCAAGTCTGGCTGCGACAACATCCCTTATCAAAAGCCGCCGAGGGATTCGCCGCCAAACTCGCTCCCAAATACGACGGTCCCTATACCGTCGCGAAGTTTACGTCTCCAAACTTGGTATGCCGGCGGCGTCCGGGAGACCGACGGCGACGGATCGCCAATATATCACAGCTTAAACCCTACTATGCGGTGGACACCCCCGACACGATCGACGACGGCATCACCGGGGCGTGTAACCCGGCACGGTAA